One region of Triticum aestivum cultivar Chinese Spring chromosome 6B, IWGSC CS RefSeq v2.1, whole genome shotgun sequence genomic DNA includes:
- the LOC123136198 gene encoding guanine nucleotide-binding protein subunit gamma 2 yields the protein MRGEANGGDRRPRDEEGEEEEEPPQQQEEERAARPSSGQQQQQPAAAGAATTTTRSVGYVGKHRLSAAIQRLDQELQSLQDELNELETMEPASAACREVITSTEGKPDPLLPITSSPENSSWDRWFQRVRSSRSNKWWQSKGSDFA from the exons ATGAGGGGGGAGGCCAACGGAGGGGACCGGCGGCCGcgggacgaggagggggaggaggaggaggagccgccgcagcagcaggaggaggagagggcggcgaggccgtcttccgggcagcagcagcagcagccggctGCGGCGGGGGCGgccacgacgacgacgaggagcgtgGGGTACGTGGGGAAGCACCGCCTCTCCGCCGCCATCCAGCGCCTCGACCAGGAGCTCCAGTCACTCCAG GATGAATTGAATGAGCTTGAAACCATGGAACCTGCATCTGCGGCATGCCGGGA GGTGATCACAAGTACTGAAGGAAAGCCTGACCCGCTTCTTCCAAT CACAAGTAGCCCGGAGAACTCTTCCTGGGACAGGTGGTTCCAGCGCGTGCGAAGCTCCCGCAGCAACAAATGGTGGCAATCCAAAGGCTCCGATTTTGCCTAG